From the Neobacillus sp. PS3-34 genome, the window ACCTCCAAGACTCTTACTACGTGAGGCTAGCCCTAAAGCTATTTCGGAGAGAACCAGCTATCTCCAGGTTCGATTGGAATTTCTCCGCTACCCACACCTCATCCCCGCACTTTTCAACGTGCGTGGGTTGGGCCTCCAGTAGGTGTTACCCTACCTTCACCCTGGACATGGGTAGATCACCTGGTTTCGGGTCTACGACCACATACTCAATCGCCCTATTCAGACTCGCTTTCGCTGCGGCTCCGTCTTCTCAACTTAACCTTGCATGTAATCGTAACTCGCCGGTTCATTCTACAAAAGGCACGCCATTACCCATTAACGGGCTCTGACTACTTGTAGGCACACGGTTTCAGGATCTCTTTCACTCCCCTTCCGGGGTGCTTTTCACCTTTCCCTCACGGTACTGGTTCACTATCGGTCACTAGGGAGTATTTAGCCTTGGGAGATGGTCCTCCCTGCTTCCGACCGGATTTCACGTGTCCGGCCATACTCAGGATCCACTCAGGAGGGAACGAAGTTTCAACTACAGGGTTTTTACCTTCTATGACGGACCTTTCCAGGTCACTTCATCTACCCCGTTCCTTTGTAACTCCATGTTGAGTGTCCTACAACCCCAAGAGGCAAGCCTCTTGGTTTGGGCTATGTCCCGTTTCGCTCGCCGCTACTCAGGGAATCGCGTTTGCTTTCTCTTCCTCCGGGTACTTAGATGTTTCAGTTCCCCGGGTATGCCTTCAATACCCTATGTATTCAGGTAAAGATACTGTTCCATTACGAACAGTGGGTTTCCCCATTCGGAAATCTCCGGATCAAAGCTTACTTACAGCTCCCCGAAGCATATCGGTGTTAGTCCCGTCCTTCATCGGCTCCTAGTGCCAAGGCATCCACCGTGCGCCCTTTCTAACTTAACCTAAAAGGTTTTTTTCTCTTACTAATAAGAGAGAAAACTAAAATGGCGATTACTCGGTTCTTACTTGGTTTTCTTCTTTACGATTATCTAGTTTTCAAGGAACAAAAAAATAAAGCCTTGAGAGAATTGCTCCCTCAAAACTAAACAAACAAAAAGTGGTCAACACTGTAATGTCCGTAAGGACAGTTTCCTTAGAAAGGAGGTGATCCAGCCGCACCTTCCGATACGGCTACCTTGTTACGACTTCACCCCAATCATCTGTCCCACCTTAGGCGGCTGGCTCCTTGCGGTTACCCCACCGACTTCGGGTGTTACAAACTCTCGTGGTGTGACGGGCGGTGTGTACAAGGCCGGGAACGTATTCACCGCGGCATGCTGATCCGCGATTACTAGCGATTCCGGCTTCATGCAGGCGAGTTGCAGCCTGCAATCCGAACTGAGAATGGTTTTATGGGATTGGCTCAACCTCGCGGTTTTGCAGCCCTTTGTACCATCCATTGTAGCACGTGTGTAGCCCAGGTCATAAGGGGCATGATGATTTGACGTCATCCCCACCTTCCTCCGGTTTATCACCGGCAGTCACCTTAGAGTGCCCAACTGAATGCTGGCAACTAAGATCAAGGGTTGCGCTCGTTGCGGGACTTAACCCAACATCTCACGACACGAGCTGACGACAACCATGCACCACCTGTCACTCTGTCCCCCGAAGGGGAACGTCCTGTCTCCAGGATTGTCAGAGGATGTCAAGACCTGGTAAGGTTCTTCGCGTTGCTTCGAATTAAACCACATGCTCCACCGCTTGTGCGGGCCCCGTCAATTCCTTTGAGTTTCAGCCTTGCGGCCGTACTCCCCAGGCGGAGTGCTTAATGCGTTAGCTGCAGCACTAAAGGGCGGAAACCCTCTAACACTTAGCACTCATCGTTTACGGCGTGGACTACCAGGGTATCTAATCCTGTTTGCTCCCCACGCTTTCGCGCCTCAGCGTCAGTTACAGACCAGAAAGTCGCCTTCGCCACTGGTGTTCCTCCACATCTCTACGCATTTCACCGCTACACGTGGAATTCCACTTTCCTCTTCTGTACTCAAGTCCCCCAGTTTCCAATGACCCTCCACGGTTGAGCCGTGGGCTTTCACATCAGACTTAAAGGACCGCCTGCGCGCGCTTTACGCCCAATAATTCCGGACAACGCTTGCCACCTACGTATTACCGCGGCTGCTGGCACGTAGTTAGCCGTGGCTTTCTGGTTAGGTACCGTCAAGGTACCGGCAGTTACTCCGATACTTGTTCTTCCCTAACAACAGAGCTTTACGACCCGAAGGCCTTCATCGCTCACGCGGCGTTGCTCCGTCAGACTTTCGTCCATTGCGGAAGATTCCCTACTGCTGCCTCCCGTAGGAGTCTGGGCCGTGTCTCAGTCCCAGTGTCGCCGATCACCCTCTCAAGTCGGCTACGCATCGTCGCCTTGGTGAGCCGTTACCTCACCAACTAGCTAATGCGCCGCGGGCCCATCTGTAAGTGACAGCCGAAACCGTCTTTCAGCTTTCCCTCATGAGAGGAAAAGGATTATCCGGTATTAGCTCCGGTTTCCCGAAGTTATCCCAGTCTTACAGGCAGGTTGCCCACGTGTTACTCACCCGTCCGCCGCTGATCACCGAAGTGATCCGCTCGACTTGCATGTATTAGGCACGCCGCCAGCGTTCGTCCTGAGCCAGGATCAAACTCTCCAATAAAGAGTGAGTGATTAGCTCATAAAGTTACGTTGGCAAATTCCGACGATCAAGATCGTCTTCATTTGGTCTTGCTTGTTTTGTTGACATTTTTGTTTGTTTAGTTTTCAAAGAGCAATAATTTGGAGCGGGTGATGGGAATCGAACCCACTACATCAGCTTGGAAGGCTGAGGTTTTACCAGTAAACTACACCCGCATATTTATAATTGTGATTCGATGGTCGGGAAGACAGGATTCGAACCTGCGACCCCTTGGTCCCAAACCAAGTGCTCTACCAAGCTGAGCTACTTCCCGTAATATGGCGCGCCCGAAAGGAGTCGAACCCATAACCTTCTGATCCGTAGTCAGACGCTCTATCCAATTGAGCTACGGGCGCATTTATTAAAAGCAACTTTTATATTATATTATATCTGATTCAACTTGTCAACAATTTTTTTGGTGCGGCCGAGAGGACTTGAACCTCCACGGGGTTGCCCCCACTCCGCCCTCAACCTAGCGCGTCTGCCATTCCGCCACGACCGCATTTAATTAGCGACAAAATTAATCATATCATGATGGCATAATACTTTCAACAGGTAAATCATGGTGCGGGTGAAGGGAGTCGAACCCCCACGCCTTGCGGCGCCAGATCCTAAGTCTGGTGCGTCTGCCAATTCCGCCACACCCGCATATTGAATTAAATGGTGAGCCATGAAGGACTCGAACCTTCGACCCTCTGATTAAAAGTCAGATGCTCTACCAACTGAGCTAATGGCTCGAAAAAATGGCTGGGCTAGCTGGATTTGAACCAACGCATGTCGCAGTCAAAGTGCGATGCCTTACCGCTTGGCTATAGCCCAATAAAAAATGGCGGTCCCGACCGGGATCGAACCGGCGATCTCCTGCGTGACAGGCAGGCATGTTAACCGCTACACCACGGGACCATTATAAAATGTAGATATTGAATGCTCCGTGTTTCCATTAAACTGTCTCTTCCTCTTCTTGCTGATTCGGAGAAGTTAATGCGTCGAGACAACTCGCAGATTACTCTTAGAAGTTTCGCTCGTCGCTACACCACGGGGTTATTAAGCATTTAGTTTTTTCTAAGAACAGGAAATGATATGTGTTCATTCCCCGTTCCTGATGACCCCTACGGGATTCGAACCCGTGTTACCGCCGTGAAAGGGCGGTGTCTTAACCGCTTGACCAAGGGCCAGAATAAAATGTTCTGGCGGAGAAGGAGGGATTTGAACCCTCGCGCCGGTTGCCCGACCTACACCCTTAGCAGGGGCGCCTCTTCAGCCTCTTGAGTACTTCCCCATATGGCTCCGCAGGCAGGACTCGAACCTGCGACCGATCGGTTAACAGCCGATAGCTCTACCACTGAGCTACTGCGGAATAATTAAATAATTCCCTAAAGTTTAACTGCTTGCCGTGTCCCCGCCTCTGAAAGTAAATCAAGATGTTACTCGGCGTGTACAACTCGCAGTTTATTCACGAAGCTTTGCTCGTCTCTACCACTGAGCTACTGCGGAATAATTGAAATAATCATCTAAACCTTAATTAGTAGCTGCTTATTTAGCAAGCATTACTCGTTGTTGTTAGACAAGGCATTACCTTATCGACTCTTTACATTATAATGACGTTATATAACAAAGTCAAGACGATTTTCCAAAAATGTTGTGATTAAATTGAACTGGGCTTATCAGCAGCTATTTCCCCCAGCTTAATCAGCTTTCCTCTGCACTTCCCGCATACATATCTAGCTGTATCAATCGCTCTTTTTCTCTTATATTCAAGATGGCATTTACTGCATTTATATAGGAGGATTTTTTTAAAAGAACGTCTCTTTGGTTCATCAGGAAGCTTCCCACAGAATCTTGGACCTCCCACTTTTTTTAACAAAGCTTTAAATTCCATATCACTGTGTCTGTAACCCCGGCCTTCAAGATGCAAATGATAGTGGCAGAGTTCATGCTTAATAATGCCTATTAATTCTTGTATCCCAAGCTGTTCTAAATACTTTCGATTGATATCGATATTATGTGACCGCAGGAGATATCTCCCTCCTGTTGTTCTCAGCCTGGAGTTGAAAATCGCTTTATGCATGAATGGTTTTCCAAAATCCTTTTCCGATATTTCTTCAACCATTCGTTGCAATTCCTGATTTTCCATTTTACCCCTCCGTCCACAGGTGAACATGACAACCTATTATAGCATACATTAGTATACCTTGATTGATATCCTTTTCGGGAGGTTTGACTATGCCGACGTGGTTTCAAAACCAAATGAAAAGAGCTTTTTATGAAAAAGATCGCTATCAGATTAAGCTGTTAAACCAGTGCTGGTTTTTTTACCAAAAAAAGCACTCCCCATAAGAAAAGCTCCAGCGCACGTTTCCGGCGCTGGAGCTAGATTCAAGAATCAAATAGAGCAGTGCATTAACTTATTCAGAGGGCGGGAGCATGGTCAACGCTACTCTCCCTTTATTCATATCGACTGAATCGACCCAAACCGTGACAACATCTCCTACTGACACTACATCAAGCGGATGCTTCACAAACTGCTTCCGCAGCTTGGAAATATGGACAAGCCCGTCCTGCTTCACGCCAATATCGACAAAGGCGCCGAAATCGACAACATTTCTTACAGTTCCTTGCAATTCCATTCCCACTTTAAGATCCTCTAACTTTAATACATCCTTTTTTAAGAGAGGACGCGGTAAGTCATCACGTGGATCCCGTTCCTGCCGGACGAGCGCTTCGATAATATCTTTCAAGGTAAGTTCTCCAATGGACAGTTCCTCAGAAACTGCGTGAAGATCAAGCTTTCCTAAAGAATCACGTAGCTGATCCGTCCCTAAATCCTTCGTGGTGAACCCGAGATTCGAGAGCAGCTTTTTCACTTCATCATAGCTTTCCGGGTGT encodes:
- the cmpA gene encoding cortex morphogenetic protein CmpA is translated as MPTWFQNQMKRAFYEKDRYQIKLLNQCWFFYQKKHSP
- a CDS encoding SprT family protein gives rise to the protein MENQELQRMVEEISEKDFGKPFMHKAIFNSRLRTTGGRYLLRSHNIDINRKYLEQLGIQELIGIIKHELCHYHLHLEGRGYRHSDMEFKALLKKVGGPRFCGKLPDEPKRRSFKKILLYKCSKCHLEYKRKRAIDTARYVCGKCRGKLIKLGEIAADKPSSI